A part of Magnetospirillum sp. ME-1 genomic DNA contains:
- a CDS encoding helix-turn-helix transcriptional regulator: protein MPSDIQHIQVGQGLEVILTLSHARRERLKAMVQLSVSDGRLAETGGDYALVACVSPARLRIMLGHGNGHGSSLERLLSGGCERVEIANSALVRRVAEDLSRTPYRGSAFNLYVQSKVIELLVDEVSTSDESDDQRHAFAVRDILLTDPVSPPSMAEISRMVGVPPRKLNAQFRAVFGMTAFEWLVDWRLVRARDLVVDGGASIKDIAFSLGYSHVPTFSAAFTRRFGMPPTRFQASRNQD from the coding sequence ATGCCAAGCGATATTCAACATATCCAGGTCGGCCAAGGATTGGAGGTAATCCTGACGCTCTCCCATGCCCGGAGAGAGCGTCTGAAGGCCATGGTCCAGTTGTCTGTCTCCGATGGACGCTTGGCGGAGACGGGCGGTGATTACGCCTTGGTGGCGTGTGTTTCCCCCGCCCGGCTGCGCATCATGCTGGGGCATGGCAACGGTCACGGCTCCAGCCTGGAAAGGCTGCTGTCCGGTGGGTGCGAGCGGGTGGAAATCGCCAATTCCGCCCTGGTGCGCCGTGTCGCCGAGGACCTTTCCCGCACGCCTTACCGCGGGTCGGCCTTCAATCTGTATGTCCAAAGCAAGGTCATCGAACTGCTGGTGGACGAGGTTTCGACTTCGGACGAGAGCGATGATCAGCGGCACGCCTTCGCCGTCCGCGACATTCTGTTGACCGATCCGGTCTCTCCCCCGTCCATGGCCGAAATATCGCGCATGGTGGGGGTACCGCCCCGCAAACTGAACGCCCAGTTCCGCGCCGTATTCGGCATGACTGCCTTTGAATGGCTGGTGGACTGGCGGCTGGTTCGCGCCCGCGACCTAGTGGTGGATGGCGGCGCCTCCATCAAGGATATCGCCTTTTCGCTGGGCTATTCGCACGTCCCCACCTTTTCCGCTGCCTTCACCCGCCGTTTCGGCATGCCCCCGACCCGCTTCCAGGCGAGTCGCAATCAGGATTGA
- a CDS encoding helix-turn-helix transcriptional regulator: MSIVEHWVDAPEVGRETVIRRHPETFAHHSLGDGADFFHVFAKGVPNVNYKKVVMPHDTQLWIRVFLAGGDECIRPGISAPIVTDEERFSVGICRHPASFYRALPGGGSFEHVALALTPERLRDFFGETRCPRPLARMLDDRPETLALTPARTAHLGRIVQDVRAAPYRGNALSFFLQGKVLEMLSAVVDLMDEGDSGDERVLGRERHRLLAARDLLLTDLASPPDLMDVARQVGTSPRRLNEAFRREFGMTVQQWLLDQKMAQAAQFLAVGELSIKEIAYRLGYSHRSAFAAAFAQRFGVPPAGFRDERASVYYAPGTPS, from the coding sequence ATGTCGATCGTCGAACATTGGGTTGATGCCCCGGAGGTGGGGCGCGAAACGGTGATCCGTCGCCACCCGGAGACCTTCGCCCATCATTCCTTGGGGGATGGGGCGGATTTCTTTCATGTGTTCGCCAAAGGGGTGCCGAACGTCAACTACAAGAAAGTCGTGATGCCCCATGACACCCAGCTCTGGATTCGGGTGTTTCTCGCGGGTGGCGACGAATGTATCCGGCCTGGAATCAGCGCCCCCATTGTGACTGATGAGGAGCGGTTCAGCGTTGGTATCTGCCGCCATCCCGCGTCATTCTATCGAGCCCTGCCGGGAGGGGGCAGCTTCGAGCATGTCGCTTTGGCGCTGACCCCGGAACGGCTGCGTGATTTCTTCGGTGAAACCCGTTGCCCTCGTCCCTTGGCCAGGATGCTGGATGATCGCCCCGAGACGCTGGCCCTCACCCCGGCTCGAACGGCCCATTTGGGGCGTATCGTGCAAGATGTTCGCGCCGCCCCTTATCGCGGGAATGCCTTGAGTTTCTTCCTGCAGGGCAAGGTTCTGGAAATGCTGTCGGCGGTGGTCGATCTCATGGATGAGGGCGATTCCGGCGATGAGCGCGTGCTGGGCCGGGAGCGTCACCGCCTTTTGGCGGCGCGTGATCTGCTGCTGACCGATCTCGCCTCTCCGCCGGATCTGATGGATGTCGCCCGCCAGGTGGGAACTTCGCCCCGCCGCCTGAACGAGGCGTTCCGACGCGAATTCGGTATGACGGTACAGCAATGGCTGTTGGACCAGAAAATGGCGCAGGCCGCCCAATTCCTGGCTGTCGGCGAATTATCCATCAAGGAAATCGCCTATCGGCTGGGATATTCTCACCGTAGCGCCTTTGCTGCGGCGTTTGCCCAGCGTTTCGGAGTGCCGCCAGCCGGATTCCGTGATGAGCGGGCGAGCGTATATTACGCTCCCGGCACGCCCTCCTAA